GCGATGGCGGCTTTGACATGGGCGGCGACTTCTAGCGCTGCGGATCAGCCTAGTACTTTTCGTAAAACTCGTTGCCGCCGGCTTCGAGCACGTAATGCATGTTGTTGTAGGGGAAGCGCAGCCCGGCCGTATGGAAATGCTGGGCATTGCGCACGCCGGGATGACGCCAACCGGCCAGCACCTGATCGGCGGTCTGTGAGGCCAGCACGGCGCCGCTGTCGGTCATCTTCTTGGTCAGTACGCCCTGGGCAAACTGGTTCTTCTGGCCGACGACGGCACAGACCGATTTGGGATAGCGGGGATCGTTGAGGCGATTCATCACCACGGTGCCGACCGCCAGCATGCCATCGACGCTGGAGCGGTTGGATTCAAAGTACATTGCCCGCATCAGGCATTCCTTGGGACTGAGCTGGGCCGTGCCGAAGCTGATGCCGAACAGGCTGCAACCGCCGAGCGCGCTGCCGGTGAGGATCACGGCCATCGTGCGCAGCACGGCTTTG
This sequence is a window from Devosia beringensis. Protein-coding genes within it:
- a CDS encoding cell wall hydrolase — its product is MKITKAVLRTMAVILTGSALGGCSLFGISFGTAQLSPKECLMRAMYFESNRSSVDGMLAVGTVVMNRLNDPRYPKSVCAVVGQKNQFAQGVLTKKMTDSGAVLASQTADQVLAGWRHPGVRNAQHFHTAGLRFPYNNMHYVLEAGGNEFYEKY